The following coding sequences lie in one Peribacillus frigoritolerans genomic window:
- a CDS encoding DUF6434 domain-containing protein, which produces MSKKKQDERPNLDKNISVEDFLEFYWLKEELQNFCREEAMSASGSKIEITERIAYYLKTGHRLKVSRPSSTSKKSSYHPTKSAGTMSLNTVIEPGFKCTQEHREFFKSVIGTKFHFSVELQNFIKANPGKTYKDVVDHYYKIQEDKKNGRRTTISRQFEYNTFIRDYYDDPANKGKSLKEAISAWKEVRSQRGDNVYRPKK; this is translated from the coding sequence ATGAGTAAGAAAAAACAAGATGAACGTCCAAATCTAGATAAAAATATCTCAGTAGAGGATTTCCTGGAATTTTATTGGTTAAAGGAAGAATTACAAAACTTCTGTAGAGAAGAAGCAATGAGTGCTTCTGGTTCAAAAATAGAGATTACAGAACGGATTGCATATTATCTAAAAACGGGTCATCGTTTAAAGGTTAGCAGACCATCATCCACTTCTAAAAAATCATCCTATCATCCAACTAAAAGTGCCGGTACTATGTCTTTAAATACCGTTATTGAACCAGGGTTTAAGTGTACTCAGGAACATAGGGAATTCTTTAAAAGTGTAATTGGCACTAAATTTCACTTCTCAGTTGAATTACAAAACTTTATTAAAGCAAACCCAGGTAAAACATACAAAGATGTAGTGGACCATTATTATAAAATACAAGAAGATAAGAAGAATGGAAGACGTACTACTATTTCAAGACAGTTTGAATACAACACATTTATTCGTGACTATTATGATGATCCAGCTAATAAAGGTAAATCACTTAAAGAGGCTATAAGCGCTTGGAAAGAAGTGCGCAGTCAACGTGGGGATAATGTATATAGACCCAAAAAATAG
- a CDS encoding thioesterase II family protein yields MIQGRISLTFYREGFNLGGTPEQLINNKELLDLYLPSIRADYKLVETYKFQERLSLLNIPFYVFYGDKDDIKMDELQEWKIHTSQTCRWYEFIGGHFFIYSQENRVVTLIDDILSNHQLALKS; encoded by the coding sequence TTGATACAGGGGAGGATCTCCTTAACGTTTTATAGAGAGGGTTTTAACTTAGGAGGCACACCTGAGCAGTTGATTAATAATAAAGAACTTCTGGATTTGTATCTCCCTTCTATCCGAGCGGATTATAAGCTGGTTGAAACATATAAATTTCAGGAGAGACTGTCCTTGCTGAATATTCCCTTCTATGTTTTTTACGGGGATAAGGATGATATCAAGATGGATGAACTGCAAGAGTGGAAAATACATACTAGCCAAACATGTAGGTGGTATGAATTTATAGGGGGACATTTCTTCATTTACTCACAAGAGAATCGTGTTGTTACTTTAATAGATGACATACTGAGTAATCATCAGTTAGCGCTTAAGAGTTAA
- the truA gene encoding tRNA pseudouridine(38-40) synthase TruA encodes MNNYKLTIQYDGGRYKGWQRLGNSDDTIQGKIENVLTEMAGEKIEIIGCSRTDAGVHALAQIANFKLGENLTEAEIMNYLNRYLPRDISVVEVRLVPDRFHARYNAKDKTYLYKIWNEQYTNPFMRKYSMHVEKKLDITRMKKACQFFIGEHDFTAFSNAKSKKKSMVREIYSIDIEENAGFIQITVRGDGFLYNMVRKIVGTLIEVGLNEIDAENIPSILESKERIQTGRMAEAAGLYLVKVDF; translated from the coding sequence ATGAACAATTATAAATTGACCATTCAATATGATGGCGGGCGCTATAAAGGCTGGCAGCGACTAGGTAATAGTGATGATACGATTCAAGGTAAAATAGAAAATGTATTAACGGAAATGGCAGGGGAAAAAATTGAAATCATCGGTTGCAGCAGAACGGATGCCGGTGTACATGCCCTTGCTCAAATCGCCAATTTTAAGCTCGGTGAAAATCTGACTGAAGCTGAAATCATGAATTATTTGAATAGATATTTGCCCCGAGATATCAGCGTTGTCGAGGTTAGGCTAGTTCCTGATCGTTTTCATGCCCGTTATAATGCTAAGGATAAAACCTATTTGTATAAGATCTGGAACGAGCAATATACAAATCCTTTCATGCGAAAGTACAGTATGCATGTAGAGAAAAAGCTGGATATCACAAGAATGAAAAAAGCATGTCAATTTTTTATAGGTGAACATGATTTCACTGCTTTTTCAAATGCAAAGTCCAAGAAAAAATCCATGGTGCGTGAGATATATTCCATTGATATAGAAGAAAATGCCGGCTTCATCCAAATAACGGTGCGAGGCGATGGATTTCTTTATAATATGGTTAGGAAGATTGTCGGGACGTTGATAGAAGTAGGGTTAAATGAAATAGATGCTGAAAATATACCAAGTATTTTAGAGTCAAAAGAAAGAATCCAAACGGGCCGAATGGCGGAGGCAGCTGGGTTGTACTTGGTAAAGGTTGATTTTTAG
- a CDS encoding type 1 glutamine amidotransferase domain-containing protein, whose translation MRLTGKKIISLVHHDFEDLELWYPILRLKEEGAIVHLAGEKANETYIGKYGVPAISDYEYGSIKAEEYDAILVPGGWAPDKIRRFPEVISLLQNMEESKKPIGQICHAGWVLISAKILQGKNVTSTPGIKDDMENAGATWIDKPVVVDGNLVSSRRPPDLPDYLRELINVIEKG comes from the coding sequence ATGAGATTAACAGGAAAGAAAATAATCAGTCTTGTGCACCATGATTTTGAAGATTTAGAGCTCTGGTATCCGATTTTACGTTTAAAAGAAGAAGGGGCGATTGTTCACCTTGCTGGAGAAAAGGCGAATGAAACATACATTGGAAAATATGGTGTACCAGCCATTTCCGATTATGAGTATGGCAGTATTAAAGCTGAAGAATATGATGCCATTCTTGTACCGGGCGGTTGGGCACCTGACAAAATTCGCCGGTTTCCTGAAGTGATATCACTCCTCCAAAACATGGAAGAAAGTAAAAAACCGATCGGGCAAATTTGTCACGCTGGTTGGGTGTTGATATCCGCGAAAATTTTACAGGGAAAGAATGTAACGAGTACACCGGGCATTAAAGATGATATGGAAAACGCGGGGGCAACTTGGATAGACAAGCCCGTCGTCGTAGATGGAAACCTTGTATCAAGCAGACGTCCGCCTGATCTACCGGATTATTTAAGGGAATTGATAAACGTGATTGAAAAGGGTTAA
- a CDS encoding DUF421 domain-containing protein, whose product MSESVEIIFRTLTSFILLWVFVHLLGKQTIAQRTYHLYIASITMGTIAGNLAFNIKIKFLYFIIAIIIMGTIVYMLNRLTIRNPRFGKWIAGEPATLIQKGQILEESMEQMGYSLDSLKQALRGKDIFNIEEVEYAILETNGSLSVLKKEQYQNAAKQDLPLLSSAGSVPLELVYDGKILYENLSKHTYDYESLMAELKKRNLAVFDISYAVVGTKGNLYIDLIKDQ is encoded by the coding sequence ATGTCAGAATCTGTTGAAATCATCTTTCGAACCTTGACCTCTTTTATTTTATTATGGGTATTTGTCCATCTCCTCGGTAAACAGACGATTGCCCAGAGGACCTATCACCTTTATATCGCTTCAATTACGATGGGGACAATTGCAGGGAATCTAGCATTCAATATAAAAATTAAATTCCTGTATTTTATCATTGCAATTATTATTATGGGTACCATCGTATATATGCTGAATCGTCTAACGATTAGAAATCCGCGCTTTGGGAAATGGATCGCTGGAGAACCTGCTACCTTAATTCAAAAAGGACAAATTCTCGAAGAGTCAATGGAACAAATGGGGTATTCACTGGATTCTCTTAAACAGGCTTTGCGAGGAAAAGATATCTTCAACATAGAAGAAGTGGAATATGCCATTTTAGAGACAAATGGCTCCCTCTCTGTATTAAAAAAAGAACAATACCAAAATGCCGCCAAGCAGGATTTACCTTTACTCTCCTCAGCAGGATCTGTACCGCTTGAACTGGTCTATGACGGAAAGATCTTATATGAAAACTTATCCAAACACACCTACGATTACGAATCGTTAATGGCTGAACTCAAAAAAAGAAACCTTGCTGTTTTTGATATCTCGTATGCTGTCGTAGGAACAAAAGGAAATTTGTATATTGATTTGATTAAGGATCAATGA
- a CDS encoding YhgE/Pip domain-containing protein — MRNIQEIFIDDLKSIYKNFFVCIVVVFLMFIPSIYAWFNIVASWDPYANTEGILVGVANNDKGAELNGEAVNIGKEVMEGLKENKDLGWRFTSEKEAIKKVEKGDYYASIIIPENFSEHIATIMTDDPKKAEIDYYVNEKINSIAPKITAAGANSIVDNVSKTFIKSASGSILAIFNELGITLQKELPTIQKMKNMVYLLEGELPELEQNIKTVQTHVKKAEDIIKKVNDGLDSIEGITSQKDKLVSDVSSYVDSTRQAFSEINPLLRNDIANIRSDNESVIVLANRLTGQGLPGNENDQLVEQGITRINKELYLLDSMYNLLSRVNQFNEKNLLQPEIQLVDELRVNASNQLQALNNRAFGNLIELAGNNEQVLARFQESYSKETGPKFTEIWNETESILNKVQLTMEEGAKVLPEVRVLLNETNRTLETRTGDIDKLQNKFPEIETKIKALASKMREFDKSYNMEEVIDFLRNDIEQESEFFSEPVLLNKHSLFPIPNYGSAMSPFFTALSLWVGGTILISMLSVGVSQKVYSPYQIYIGRYLIFFIIGVMQALSVSIGNIILIDVYVADKFEYILFSVLISTVFTLIVYTFVSVLGNVGKGISVVLMVLQISSSGGTFPIQVTPPFFQHINPFLPFTYAVGLLRESVGGITWSVAGKDIFILILFLIFTLILGIILKKPLHARTQKMKDKLYGSRIF, encoded by the coding sequence TTGAGAAATATTCAGGAAATTTTCATTGACGATTTAAAAAGCATTTATAAAAATTTCTTTGTTTGTATTGTAGTTGTTTTTCTCATGTTCATCCCTTCCATTTATGCGTGGTTTAATATTGTCGCATCTTGGGACCCGTATGCAAATACGGAAGGAATCCTTGTCGGTGTTGCCAATAATGATAAAGGTGCGGAGTTAAATGGCGAAGCCGTGAACATAGGCAAGGAAGTAATGGAAGGGTTAAAGGAGAATAAGGATCTGGGCTGGAGATTCACATCCGAAAAAGAGGCGATAAAAAAGGTGGAAAAGGGTGATTATTATGCATCCATCATCATTCCGGAGAACTTTTCCGAACATATTGCGACGATCATGACCGATGACCCTAAGAAGGCGGAAATTGATTACTATGTTAATGAAAAGATCAATTCCATTGCTCCTAAAATAACGGCAGCGGGTGCCAACAGCATTGTGGACAATGTGAGCAAAACCTTTATCAAATCAGCCAGTGGTAGTATCCTTGCAATCTTTAATGAACTCGGAATCACCTTGCAAAAAGAGTTGCCGACGATTCAAAAAATGAAGAATATGGTGTATTTATTAGAGGGTGAACTGCCTGAGCTTGAGCAAAATATCAAAACCGTTCAAACACATGTCAAAAAGGCTGAAGATATCATTAAGAAGGTTAATGATGGCCTGGATTCAATAGAAGGAATAACATCGCAGAAGGACAAATTGGTATCGGACGTTTCTAGTTATGTAGATTCAACAAGGCAGGCATTCTCAGAAATCAATCCCCTTTTGAGAAATGATATTGCGAACATCAGGAGCGATAATGAATCCGTTATAGTACTGGCGAACCGGTTAACGGGTCAGGGTTTGCCTGGCAATGAGAATGATCAGCTAGTGGAACAAGGGATAACGAGGATAAATAAAGAGCTGTACCTTTTGGACAGTATGTATAATTTATTATCGAGGGTCAATCAATTTAATGAGAAAAACTTGCTTCAGCCAGAAATACAGCTGGTTGATGAACTAAGGGTTAATGCTTCGAACCAACTTCAAGCGCTTAATAACCGAGCCTTCGGCAATCTTATCGAACTTGCTGGGAACAATGAACAAGTCTTGGCAAGATTCCAGGAGAGCTATTCAAAGGAAACGGGGCCAAAATTCACTGAAATCTGGAATGAAACGGAATCAATATTGAATAAGGTCCAGCTTACGATGGAGGAGGGAGCCAAGGTTCTTCCTGAGGTGAGGGTGTTATTGAATGAGACCAATCGAACATTGGAAACACGTACAGGGGATATCGATAAGTTACAGAATAAGTTTCCGGAAATCGAAACGAAAATAAAGGCTCTAGCTTCTAAAATGAGGGAATTCGATAAGTCTTATAATATGGAAGAAGTGATCGATTTCCTAAGGAATGATATTGAACAAGAAAGTGAATTTTTTTCAGAACCAGTGCTGCTCAATAAACACAGTCTCTTTCCGATTCCGAACTATGGGTCCGCAATGTCTCCTTTCTTTACGGCACTTTCCCTTTGGGTCGGCGGTACAATATTGATTTCCATGCTTAGCGTGGGTGTTTCTCAAAAGGTCTACAGCCCGTATCAAATTTATATCGGGCGGTATCTTATATTTTTCATCATTGGGGTAATGCAGGCTCTTAGTGTTTCCATTGGGAATATCATTCTGATCGATGTGTATGTAGCGGATAAATTTGAGTACATCCTGTTTTCTGTTCTGATAAGTACAGTATTTACACTCATTGTCTACACCTTCGTTTCCGTTCTTGGAAATGTTGGAAAAGGGATAAGCGTCGTCTTGATGGTCCTTCAAATATCAAGTTCAGGAGGCACCTTCCCGATTCAGGTCACACCGCCCTTTTTTCAGCATATTAACCCGTTCTTGCCATTCACCTATGCTGTGGGTTTACTTCGTGAATCTGTTGGGGGAATAACTTGGAGCGTAGCTGGCAAGGATATTTTTATCCTGATTCTCTTTTTAATATTCACACTCATCTTAGGTATCATTTTGAAAAAGCCTCTGCATGCAAGGACACAAAAGATGAAGGATAAATTATATGGAAGCAGGATTTTTTAA
- a CDS encoding ABC transporter ATP-binding protein: MYLTIDGIEKSFKNEKKESIKVLDEINIEVEKGSFVSIVGPSGCGKSTLLYLIAGLDKADTGEIRVAGKKVVKPGPERVVVFQEAGLFPWLTVLENVTYGLKLKKMPNEEAKAKALDILKMVHLSRYVDSYPHQLSGGMKQRVAIARALVMEPDILLMDEPFSALDEQTRMVLHKELLEIWRKTKVTIFFVTHNIREAVQLSEKIIVFATRPGKIKETISVPSMKDGVMPDSVTLHTEQRVLSILQEEIEKVLKEEMGNDYSFKTNHIHRDDSGDMGSHI, from the coding sequence ATGTATTTAACAATAGATGGCATTGAAAAAAGTTTTAAGAATGAAAAGAAAGAAAGCATAAAGGTGCTCGATGAGATAAACATAGAGGTCGAGAAAGGAAGCTTCGTTTCGATCGTCGGCCCTTCAGGATGTGGTAAATCCACACTCCTTTATCTGATTGCAGGCCTTGATAAGGCAGATACAGGTGAAATACGTGTAGCTGGGAAAAAAGTGGTGAAGCCAGGTCCGGAACGGGTTGTAGTGTTTCAGGAGGCAGGGTTATTTCCTTGGCTGACGGTACTTGAAAATGTTACATACGGATTGAAGTTAAAGAAAATGCCCAATGAAGAGGCAAAAGCCAAGGCATTGGACATTTTAAAGATGGTTCACCTCAGCCGATATGTTGACTCCTATCCACATCAACTCTCAGGAGGAATGAAACAGAGGGTAGCCATCGCAAGAGCGTTGGTGATGGAACCGGATATCCTGTTGATGGATGAGCCATTCTCCGCGCTTGATGAGCAAACGAGGATGGTTTTGCATAAAGAGCTGCTCGAAATCTGGAGAAAAACTAAAGTGACGATCTTTTTCGTTACCCATAATATTCGTGAGGCTGTTCAGCTTTCCGAAAAAATTATCGTCTTTGCTACCCGTCCCGGGAAAATCAAAGAGACGATTTCCGTCCCTTCCATGAAAGATGGAGTTATGCCGGATAGTGTAACTTTGCATACAGAACAAAGGGTTCTATCGATTTTGCAGGAGGAAATTGAAAAAGTGCTGAAGGAGGAAATGGGGAATGATTACAGCTTTAAGACGAATCATATTCATCGCGATGATAGCGGGGATATGGGAAGTCACATCTAG
- a CDS encoding ABC transporter permease gives MITALRRIIFIAMIAGIWEVTSRLSSLPDFMFPSLTQVLETLFKGLMSGQITEAIGKSLGRILIGFMIAIIVGLILGYFIWRFKLVEDTLGFVVTALQSIPSIVWFPLAIIWFGLNDFSILFIVTIGATWTMTVNATSGFRNVPQLYQRVAKTYGSTGFHFLRTVILPASVPQIISGLRIAWAFSWRALMAGELLGGGGGLGQLLEMGRSLGQMDLVISVMIIIAIIGTIVDNVVFSRLERNVQLKWGVK, from the coding sequence ATGATTACAGCTTTAAGACGAATCATATTCATCGCGATGATAGCGGGGATATGGGAAGTCACATCTAGACTTTCCAGTCTTCCGGATTTCATGTTTCCAAGCCTGACTCAGGTTTTGGAAACCCTGTTTAAGGGACTGATGAGCGGACAAATAACCGAAGCCATCGGAAAAAGCCTTGGCCGTATCCTGATCGGCTTTATGATTGCCATTATAGTAGGTCTGATATTGGGATATTTCATTTGGCGCTTTAAATTGGTCGAAGACACTTTAGGATTCGTCGTGACGGCATTACAGTCCATCCCGAGTATCGTGTGGTTCCCTTTAGCGATCATTTGGTTTGGATTGAATGATTTTTCGATCCTCTTCATCGTCACCATCGGAGCAACTTGGACGATGACGGTTAATGCAACGAGTGGATTCCGGAATGTACCACAGTTGTATCAGCGGGTTGCCAAAACATATGGATCGACCGGGTTTCATTTTCTTCGCACCGTGATTTTACCAGCATCCGTCCCGCAAATAATATCCGGTCTCCGAATCGCATGGGCCTTTTCTTGGCGCGCATTGATGGCCGGTGAATTACTTGGCGGGGGAGGCGGTCTTGGACAATTGCTGGAAATGGGCAGATCACTGGGACAAATGGATTTGGTCATCTCCGTGATGATCATCATCGCAATCATCGGAACAATTGTGGATAATGTTGTCTTCTCCCGTCTTGAACGTAATGTTCAACTGAAATGGGGAGTGAAGTAA
- a CDS encoding aliphatic sulfonate ABC transporter substrate-binding protein: MLKKSFFALILSVLLIGIVSGCTQSSSNDEEGEGSGGKSVKIGYFPNLTHSATIIALEKGFFEEEFGKDVKIETKTVANGGLFMEAMATNAIDVGTVGPGPLLNFYVKNPEYHLISGAVNGGAVLVASEGSKVTDLKDLGGKKVAIPVIGSTQDVMLRKALQDVDLKPTTNGGTVELYAAAPADTTALFVQKSVDAAATQEPWGYVLENQAKGKLLLDWDQFAWGKDSPNTVVAASQKFLDKKGLAASYLKAHEKAVKFIQDNPEESQELVIKHLKELTGKELSKEEVASAFSRLEVTTEVNEQVIQEMADISKEAGYIPSNDIKGMIDLSILQEVSK; the protein is encoded by the coding sequence ATGCTGAAAAAATCATTTTTTGCCCTTATTCTGTCTGTATTGTTAATCGGAATAGTAAGCGGATGCACTCAATCCAGCAGTAATGATGAAGAAGGAGAAGGGTCCGGGGGGAAATCCGTGAAAATTGGGTATTTTCCTAACTTAACCCACAGTGCAACGATCATTGCACTTGAAAAAGGCTTTTTCGAAGAAGAGTTCGGTAAAGATGTTAAGATTGAAACCAAAACAGTGGCCAATGGCGGATTATTCATGGAAGCAATGGCTACAAACGCAATTGATGTCGGAACGGTCGGTCCTGGTCCATTGCTTAACTTTTACGTAAAAAACCCTGAATACCACTTGATCTCCGGGGCTGTTAATGGAGGTGCCGTACTTGTGGCTAGCGAGGGCAGCAAGGTTACGGATTTAAAAGATTTGGGCGGTAAAAAGGTAGCGATTCCCGTCATTGGAAGCACACAGGATGTCATGCTTAGGAAGGCCCTTCAAGATGTTGACTTAAAACCGACTACAAATGGGGGCACAGTTGAGCTGTATGCGGCAGCACCTGCTGACACAACCGCCCTTTTTGTCCAAAAATCAGTCGATGCAGCAGCAACCCAGGAACCATGGGGTTATGTATTGGAAAACCAGGCAAAAGGAAAGTTACTGCTTGACTGGGATCAATTTGCATGGGGGAAAGATTCACCTAATACGGTAGTGGCTGCAAGCCAGAAGTTCTTGGATAAAAAGGGGCTCGCTGCTTCCTATTTGAAAGCGCATGAAAAAGCGGTGAAGTTTATACAAGACAACCCTGAAGAAAGCCAAGAACTGGTTATTAAGCATTTGAAGGAACTGACTGGAAAAGAATTAAGTAAAGAAGAAGTGGCTTCAGCATTTTCACGCCTTGAAGTGACAACCGAAGTTAATGAGCAAGTCATTCAGGAAATGGCCGACATAAGCAAAGAAGCTGGTTATATCCCTAGCAATGATATAAAAGGCATGATCGATTTATCAATTCTTCAAGAAGTGTCCAAATAA
- a CDS encoding DHH family phosphoesterase, whose amino-acid sequence MDNKKTEIIEAIRKYHTIIIHRHVNPDPDALGSQIGLKKLLKHSYPSKEVFAVGEEVDKLLFIGDMDVISDNKYKGALVIVCDTANISRISDSRYDQGDMLIKIDHHPEYEQFGDLSWVDPSYSSASEMLVDLFLEFPEGFIMNKESAKSLYAGILSDTGNFMNGNTTPRTLKMVSHLRTYNIQPERIHNSLNVKEKNASRLQKDILMSFKVTDKGVAYFIITEELLNMYGVDRLEASNLVNTLSSVRGNKIWAFFIEYPSEIRVRIRSRNIPIASVARQFNGGGHSLASGATIHSWEEVDHVIQALDQVCP is encoded by the coding sequence ATGGACAATAAAAAAACGGAAATAATCGAAGCGATCAGGAAATACCACACAATCATCATTCATCGCCATGTTAATCCGGATCCGGATGCATTGGGATCACAAATCGGTTTAAAAAAGCTATTGAAGCATTCCTACCCTTCTAAAGAAGTCTTTGCGGTAGGCGAAGAAGTGGATAAGCTTCTATTCATTGGTGATATGGATGTCATTTCCGATAACAAATACAAAGGTGCCTTAGTGATTGTTTGTGATACGGCCAACATTTCACGGATCAGTGATTCCCGCTATGATCAAGGGGACATGTTGATCAAAATTGACCACCACCCTGAATATGAACAATTCGGTGATCTTTCTTGGGTCGACCCTTCCTATAGCTCTGCAAGTGAAATGCTAGTTGATTTATTCTTGGAATTTCCAGAGGGCTTTATCATGAATAAAGAATCGGCTAAATCACTTTATGCAGGAATACTTAGTGATACAGGGAATTTCATGAATGGAAATACCACTCCGAGGACATTAAAGATGGTTTCGCACTTAAGAACTTATAATATTCAGCCAGAAAGAATCCATAACAGTCTTAATGTAAAGGAAAAAAACGCTTCGAGACTTCAAAAAGACATTCTCATGAGCTTCAAGGTAACTGATAAAGGTGTAGCTTACTTCATTATTACGGAGGAACTTTTAAATATGTATGGTGTGGATCGACTCGAAGCTTCGAATTTAGTCAATACGCTATCAAGTGTCAGGGGCAATAAAATCTGGGCTTTCTTCATTGAATATCCTTCTGAAATCCGTGTCAGGATACGTTCACGGAATATTCCCATCGCTTCAGTCGCACGTCAATTCAATGGAGGAGGACATTCACTGGCTTCAGGAGCTACCATCCATTCCTGGGAAGAGGTTGATCATGTTATCCAAGCATTGGATCAAGTCTGTCCATAA
- a CDS encoding CaiB/BaiF CoA transferase family protein — protein MNGALEGVRIIDVSRVLAGPFCSMILGDLGADVIKIEHHESGDETRGWGPPFAQGESAYYLCANRNKQSMTLNLKSEEGKEIFRKLVDSGDIVIQNFKTGTLEKLGLGYEDLKETNPKLIMASITGFGLTGPYKDLPGYDYIIQAMSGLMSITGEKDGSPVKVGVAIADILTGLYTCIGILSALHHRDKLGEGQEIDISLMDCQVSSLVNVASNYLFSGLTPERMGNQHPNIVPYQTFRTSDGELVVAVGNNDQFRRFSTVIGRPDLAQQEQFKHNEKRLQNKEVLIPIIEDLLKGKTKKEWKGLFDDAGIPNGPINDIAEMFEDPQIIARGMLVSMEHPTIEDLRVTGSPLNLSKTPVTMRKHPPLYGEHTGSILAEIGYSPDQISKFKENKII, from the coding sequence ATGAATGGAGCTTTGGAAGGAGTCAGGATTATCGATGTATCCCGTGTTTTGGCGGGGCCGTTTTGTTCAATGATTCTCGGTGATTTGGGTGCCGATGTTATTAAAATTGAGCATCATGAATCAGGTGATGAAACGAGAGGGTGGGGTCCGCCATTCGCCCAAGGAGAAAGCGCTTACTATTTATGTGCCAATCGAAATAAGCAAAGCATGACCTTGAATTTAAAATCCGAGGAAGGAAAAGAGATTTTCCGGAAGTTGGTGGATTCAGGGGATATAGTGATTCAAAATTTCAAGACGGGCACATTGGAAAAACTGGGGTTGGGTTATGAGGATTTAAAGGAAACCAACCCCAAACTGATCATGGCCTCGATTACAGGATTTGGTTTAACCGGTCCTTATAAAGATTTGCCAGGCTATGATTATATCATTCAAGCGATGAGTGGTTTGATGAGCATCACCGGAGAGAAAGATGGGAGTCCCGTGAAGGTCGGAGTGGCCATAGCTGACATATTGACTGGCTTGTATACATGCATTGGCATTTTATCCGCTTTACATCATAGGGATAAATTGGGGGAAGGACAGGAAATTGATATTTCGTTAATGGATTGTCAGGTTTCTTCATTGGTGAATGTCGCCAGCAACTATTTATTCAGTGGCTTGACCCCTGAAAGAATGGGAAACCAGCATCCCAATATCGTTCCATACCAGACATTCCGGACAAGCGATGGAGAGCTTGTCGTGGCAGTAGGAAATAATGATCAGTTCAGGAGATTTTCAACCGTTATAGGCAGACCTGATTTAGCCCAGCAGGAACAGTTTAAGCATAATGAAAAACGTTTGCAAAACAAGGAAGTATTAATACCGATAATAGAGGATTTGTTGAAAGGAAAGACAAAGAAGGAATGGAAAGGGCTGTTTGATGATGCAGGGATACCCAATGGTCCGATCAATGATATAGCAGAGATGTTCGAGGATCCGCAAATCATCGCAAGAGGCATGTTGGTGAGCATGGAGCATCCCACAATAGAAGATCTTAGAGTGACGGGATCGCCCCTGAACCTTTCAAAAACTCCGGTTACGATGAGAAAGCATCCGCCATTGTATGGTGAGCATACCGGTTCCATTTTGG